The Brassica napus cultivar Da-Ae chromosome C7, Da-Ae, whole genome shotgun sequence genomic interval attatatttaatctattatttacatttgattttagtttttaaaactattttatatggaTATACTACATACgtaatttataaactattataactcacaaaactaatttatacatcatgtaatttttttttttttttttgataatccagggttCCCCGCTTCGCGGATCAATCCCTGGGCCCGGTCAAGCAGCGGGCCGGCTTCACCCGGGAGGGTATGTCTTGAGCCCGAAGACCCAGTACCCGCTTTTGTGACATGGAAGAGCAGTTCGCCTCCGGCTGGCGTCGAACCCGAAAGCATGACAATTAGCCTCTAAGGCTCTAACCAGTAGAGCTGACTCATCCCGTCTACGTCATgtaatttcattttcatgtttacctttAGATTGCTCTACTATTTTATAGCTAcaaatttgtttctcaagttttTGGCCAATAGTACACAACAAGTTTTTTGTACACAACATGTTTTACTACGTGGAAAACTAGAGACCACCTCTCAATGTAAACTAGTTTATATTGATAGCTAAAGCCATCGAAAATCAAACACAATAATTggcaaaaatatataataatcaatAACTAGAAACAAAACCACAATAGCAACATGATTTGGCTCATTTGATGTGAAAATAAGGTTAAATAAGTAATTAAGTGGCACAATGAAAAGATAAGTTCTGATCAATGATCATCAGTGTGTGATAAGGAAATATATCGCTCTGAATCTTTTATAGCACTATTGCTTCAATGTAACAGACTTCACTGGATCCTCATATTCTTCATTAACCTGCAATAGAGTATATTTAAAAAGGATTTGTTTCATAAAAGATTTTTCGAAAGTAACAACTTTGTCGATCACCGACCAGTACAAAGTTACAATCACTTTTACCTATTTATATACTAATGACGGCTATCTATATGATCATACTTAAATATTATACATGCATTATCTTATCATACGTATATAAGATTCAATGGAAGACAATGTGCATGTGATGATGTACAAGGAAGATTAGATTTCATGTGACTCCCTTACCTTTAATGAGAATGCAAAACTATAAGGGATGGTGCGTGTGGTTGCATGTCTCTTATTAttctaactattattttattatatagaaTAATATTACGTTAATGTTATTATCTAATCCAACGTTCATCGCTAATGTTAATGTTATTATTTCACCACAAAAACTAATTCATGTTAGTCCAATAACCCTCAAACTTTGAAACAATTTTCACTAAACATTTATTCTATTTATACATTAGAAATCACAAAACGAATGTAGTAGAATCTATAAGATTTAGTCTAAGCCACAGTAAAATTCACACACAAAAAGAAACGACTACAGATTCTAAAAAACGActacaaattcaaaaaaaaacgaGACAAAGATTTTACCTCAAATCGTAATCGTTGATGCCTCTTGATTTATTTCCAACATCGACGGTCTTGTATTTAGGCAAAGGGACTAAGTCTTGCTCGATGTTCACGAGATCTTCAACGAGAATATCGTAGTGACGTTTGACTTCCTCTGCCGATTTATTCCCGACGGCTTTGGCCAGGTTTTGCCAACGGTCTGGAGTGTCGTTGTCGTAAACGGCTAAAGCCCTTTCGAACATCTTATTTTGCTTAGACGTCCAAGAGGAGCTCATAGAACTTGAGGCCATCTTTGTATTGTTTCAAAGTTTGAGGGTTATTGGACTAACATGAATTAGTTTTTGTGGTGAAATAATAACATTAACATTAGCGATGAACGTTggattatataataacattaacgtaatattattctatataataaaataatagttagaaTAATAAGAGACATGCAACCACACGCACCATCCCTTATAGTTTTGCATTCTCATTAAAGGTAAAGGAGTCGCATGAAATCTAATCTTCCTTGTACATCATCACATGCACATTGTCTTCCATTGAATCTTATATACGTATGATAAGATAATGCATGTATAATATTTAAGTATGATCATATAGATAGCCGTTATTAGTATATAAATAGGTAAAAGTGATTGTAACTTTGTACTGGTCGGTGATCGACAAAGTTGTTACTTTCGAAAAAGCTTTTATGAAACAAATCCTTTTTAAATATACTCTATTGCAGGTTAATGAAGAATATGAGGATCCAGTGAAGTCTGTTACATTGAAGCAATAGTGCTATAAAAGATTCAGAGCGATATATTTCCTTATCACACACTGATGATCATTGATCAGAACTTATCTTTTCATTGTGCCACTTAATTACTTATTTAACCTTATTTTCACATCAAATGAGCCAAATCATGTTGCTATTGTGGTTTTGTTTCTAGTTattgattattatatatttttgccAATTATTGTGTTTGATTTTCGATGGCTTTAGCTATCAATATAAACTAGTTTACATTGAGAGGTGGTCTCTAGTTTTCCACGTAGTAAAACATGTTGTGTACAAAAAAACTTGTTGTGTACAAAAAACTTTGTTGTGTACTATATATTGGCCAaaaacttgagaaacaaatttgTAGCTATAAAATTGTAGAGCAATCTAAagttaaacatgaaaatgaaattacATGATGTAGACGGGATGAGTGAGCTCTACTGGTTAGAGCCTTGGGGACCAATTGTCATGCTTCCGGGTTCGACGCTAGCCGGAGGCGAACTGCTCTTCCATGTCACAAAAGCGGGTACTGGGTCTTCGGGCTCAGGACATACCCTCCCGGGTGAAGCTGGCCCGCTGCCTGACCGGGCCCAGGGATTGATCCGCGAAGCGGGGaaccctggattatcaaaaaaaaaaaaaaaattacatgatgtataaattagttttgtgagttataatagtttataaattacGTATGTAGTATAtccatataaaatagttttaaaaactaaaatcaaatgtaaataatagattaaatataataatgttcGATCTCCATGTATCACTTCGGACAGTCTTCCAATAATATATGtatcttacttttttttataaacatctAGAATTGAATATACTAGAACTCAAATAGATAAATACTACATGCAAATGTAGTTAAATACAAGATTTGTGATTCTTTAAActttaatgaaatttatattatgcATATCAttagaagaaaatgaagaaaataataattaaaaaacaaaatttattgatatgACAGTATTagactattaattttttttttgttattgaaaatacgttataagtttataaattatatttttttttatttaaattaattttataatatgtttgcttatttattatgttattctTATCTAAAGTTCTTATATggtattaaaaattaatcaaataatttattttcatgtcGGATgaaaatgaagctgaagaatttttttaatatttatactattatttgcgaactGATTTTTCACATTCGAAGTCTCTCGTTAAAAGTTATAGTGGTCAGAGTTGTTGCTACCCTTGATTAATAATTAACttattttatcattaaaaaaaaactgactaatggttttattttttaagtagatatatatatatatatatatatatatatatatattatttatctttttgtttttattagttttgattatcacaacaaataataatttttagataatgataatataaaattcaatttCTTTTAGTTCAGTTAATATGTATACAAattgtttatattatttttggattattattatataaaacgaaatatatattatataatataaaaatatttatacaaaaatataaaatatattatatacatatattttctatGATAACGAATTGTTTCACAAATTCTGATTACATTAAATTGCAGAAACTATAATTAACATAATTATTCTTTAATGTTAAACTgtccaaaacaatataataatacgTCCACAAATAACTAATAAACCTCCGTTAGATCtccaaatgcacttgacaaagaattcaggtgaagcggtttcacaaaacgagtatgcacgtgtgattGGAAGTCTtagtttttgagtttttgtcactgtctctttcttctcgagttcgttttgaaccttgtttttccttatatggaaaaatattttcaaagaaagatgcatttcttgattccatgactgtattttcatgaatgtctgatatttcagatttatgtaccagaaatcgataagcattactgttatgtgcatatccgatgaagatgcaatccattgttttaggtccaatagtgaccttCTTTGGTGGCGGTACTGCAACTTTTGCTaggcacccccacactttgaggtatttatacgaaggtaaattacctttccataattcatatggagttttgccagttactttgtgtggaattttgttgaggatataattagtggtaagcaatgcttccccccacatgttctggggtaacccagattcctgcaacattgcattcatcatctcttttagagttctatttttgcgttcagcaactccgttagattctggtgagtaaggagctgtagtttgatggattattctctgttctttacagaatgcattgaatggaccatcatactcgcctcctctgtcgcttctaactactttaatagttgttttaagctgattttcgacctcgagtttaaattctttaaatttttctaaggtttcgtctttgctatataataaatatacataacaatattttgtgcagtcatctatgaaggtcacaaagtactttttatCACCTTtagtttgtaagtattttaaatcacataaagctgtgtgaattaaatctagaggtgtattagttctttcaacacgaggtgatggcgttttcgtgagcttagcctgtacgcatacttcacatttttgtttacttgttttgcatttaggaattagatttaaattcattaatctttgtatagatttgtagtttacatggcctaatctttcatgccatatattaaaagactcaaccaaataagcaactggctctttcttattcattgaaacttttgaagctacaactttcggagggactgtcattacattcaacttgacaagtccacccttaacataccctcttcccaaatacatcccatttttcctaatcacgagcttgtccgcctcaaaatttgtggcgaatccattcttgctgagcaaggttcccgagaccaggttcttcctcatgtcaggcacatgcttcacattcgtcagagtgacctcatgtccagatgtcatcttcaaaatcacattgccgcgtccttcaatcttggagactgcagtgtttcccatcttgagcttctcctcagtcatgcttttctgataggtgctgaacatcgccctatcggtgcaaatgtgggtggtcgcaccagtgtcataccacaattccttggggttgttgctttcaaccatgttggcttcagtcaccacagcaacgagatcctcctctgtgagatttgcctgagccttctcatccttgatctttttgcgacactcaacagtcttgtgccccactttgtggcagtagtgacatttccccctgaacttctccacattcgcattcgcattgatttcaatgcatttgttcttgaagtttttcccagaagccttcagggctgcagcagttttggaaggctttgcaggagaatgggcgtgtgcctttcctttgcctttgtgctcagccatgttgacactgtgctccttaGTAGTGACATTGTCAGCAattcggtttctggattccatctgaagcctcatgatgagctcctcgagccccatcttcttctttttgtgcttcaagtagttcttgaaatccgcatagcttggaggaagcttttcaatgaagctgagagttcTGAATGTCTCACAAATGGGTattccttcagcagcgatttcatggcaaatgagctgaagggcttccacctgatccatgatgggttttgaatccaccattttgaagtcgtggaactttgagaccacatacttctggcagccagcgtcctcacctctgtacttcttgtccagtgatctccatagctctttcaccgtggggatctcacagtagacccggtacaatgggtcaatgagacgacccaaaaatgtaacctttgcatatgaagtcggaatgcacccatatgtcaacagttgcgagactgtgaacatcatcaatcccgtaaggcatcaggggcttgtcctcctggatgGACTTgtccagcttcatcgttgtcaggaagaacatcatcttcttctgccacgttttgaagcctttgccatcaaacttgtctggcatcagtccttgagtgaacacactagggacagccggaggagtttgaactgccaccagaccacttgcagttgctgaaactgaacccgtctgataaagaccagcaccgaataggctacggcgagtggtttcatcagcagcatttcCCGCAGGGAGGATAGTGCTTGTTGTTGCTGCAGCGGTTGATGCTGTGATGTTTCCAACGGTTGTCACAGTTGCATCAGTGGCTGCAACGTTGAGTGGAGTTGTTGTGACATCACtgggggtgttgttatcgttcgtcatttttctgtagagaaaacatgaagaCGGATTAGTACTCCAATCAGCAAagaacatattatttttaagcaaaaaataatagtctaaattcgattttcatttttggtgtttgaaccaaatcctatcgatataagtcttgagaaaaaatgttttgcaaactcgcttagaagcgttcgcagaaaccatttttatagacttagaatgtttcaAAACTCGCTTAAGAAAGCGGTTACTGAAACGATTCATGTATATAACGTTTTAAGACTGTATCAAAAACGTTTTGCGAAaaatgctagaaagcaatccgcaaagcgtaatgaaataaacaataaacgtttcgcggaagtgctaaaaagcaaatcgcaaacacgaTTATGAAATAAGaacaaacgtttcgcggaagtgctcgaaagcaaatcgcaaacccCGTTATGAATAGGAataaacgtttcgcggaagtgttagaaagcaaatcgcaaacacggttCCAAATCCCGTTTTTATAAATCGTTTTTCAACCCGATTCGAGCTTTAGACATAAAGCGATTAAGAGTTAAGATTGTAAAAGCCAGAAAACCGGATCAAAGAAACGATATAATATAAACGAcgttaaggaaaatatatagACGATTCAAAACCGTAACGAAAATGAAACCATGGAGTCGAGAtgaatctctttccttaactcttaaTATTCGCTCCGTAAGTGCGACGGATCTGTACGAATAGGAGTCCCAGGATAAAACCATGATAGGTTATCACGCGGCACCCGTGAAGAACCTCTAATGAACTAAAatttctacgaaacactctctagaCTTACGCTATAGGATTTGCTGGTTTTGGTTGTGAAAAAACGTTCGAGAAATGAGAAGAGAGACGAGTTGTATTTAAAGAGATGGACGAGGAGCGACTTCCCGTAACTGTTGCATAACGTGCGCTCGTTAGTGGGGATTTGGCAAAGATCTCGGGAAGTTCAAGTTACGAACTTATTCCCCAAGACTCGCTATCTCTCTATTTCTTATCTCGTTTAAATATTTCGAGAGGATAAACATcatgacgtttttattttcaagacccaagcccaagcccaagcccacgcccacgcccacgcccacgcccacgcccacgcccacgccgagccgagccggccggacggcggcggcggcgcgcgcgtgcGGAGCCTTCCTCTCTCTCCAAGCTGTTTAACACATGATATCAAGTGACCATATATAAACACCTCATTTCTACTTGTTCCCACCGATGTGGGACAAGTATCTTCTTctcattattattgttttttgggCTGTTGAACACACATGCCCATgtcatttatttttcataatttccaTTAAAGCTCAATAGCTATAAATGGATCCAACGGGACcttgagataatgagagagCAGGTATTCAAATCCTTGGCGAGCAAAAGGAAACGAGTGAGGAAGCGAGCCAAGACTGAGTCTCCTCCGTGTGACTCGGAGTTGAAACTGGATGACTCGGAAACGTTACCTACTCCGAATTTAGCTGAGGTCTCGTCTCTTCGCTTTTCCCATTCATATAACAGATTTACAAGTAGCTAGAAATTAGTATAGCGTTACAGATTTGTTATTACACTGATTAGGTTACTAGAAATAGTTAAGACAGATGTCAAGCTGTTTGATGGAAATAGTTAAGAGAGATGTTCATGTTCCgacaaaagcaaaacaaaaagattttttttttgtaaaagatgcaaaacaaaaagttaaaagagATATTTTTATGTAACAGGAACGAGTAGTGAAAGGAGAAGAAatagaagaagaggaagaagaagtgcAACCGATTACTACAGCTGACTATAGTTCTGGTTAAGACTGAAACGAATGGTGAAACGCCTAAACCAAATCTTGCTCCGACACTAAGGGGTAGATCAAGTGGTTGTGGTCGGTCAAGGCAGAACTTAAGTGAGGTATAGTAGTAGTAGTTTTCtccctttttattttcttttctttattggGAACTTTTGGTGCTTTTACTACACCTATTTAGGCTGAGAGAGAAGAACGTAGAACCGAAGAATACTAGCTAATACAGAATCGGCAAAGCAGAAGATTCGCCGGAGACAGGTGTAGTTGATGTACCCTATGGACTGAGTTTGGTTTATGCTTATTTCTTTTGAAACTAGTGTTATGCGTTTACTtctgtatgtatatatatacaggaAATGTGTGAGGAGTTGAGTAGAAATGCAGCTGATCTAACATATGAGAATGAGAATCTGAGAAGGGTATGCAAACCCATTCATTAGTGAGCCTGTG includes:
- the LOC106397473 gene encoding protein RADIALIS-like 5 produces the protein MASSSMSSSWTSKQNKMFERALAVYDNDTPDRWQNLAKAVGNKSAEEVKRHYDILVEDLVNIEQDLVPLPKYKTVDVGNKSRGINDYDLRLMKNMRIQ